GCCCGTACGAGCTGACCCTGTGCGGGAGGTCGGCGGGCCCGGTGCCGAGCGCCGCCGGTTTCGACGTGACGGTGGCGGCGGGCCTCGAGGCGGTGCTCGGCGCGGACACCGTCGTGGTGCCGGGGTACGCACCGCACGACCGCGGGCTGCCCGCCGTCGTGCTCGACGCGCTGGCCGGCGCCCACCGGCGCGGCGGACGGCTGGTGTCCGTCTGCACCGGTGCGTTCGCGCTGGCCGCCGCCGGGGTCCTGGACGGCTGCGCCGCCACCACCCACTGGCTGTACGCCGACGACCTGGCCGCGCGCCACCCGCGGGTGCGGGTCGACCCGAAGGTGCTGTACGTCGACGAGGGGCGGGTGCTGACCTCGGCCGGTGTCGCCGCCGGTATCGACCTCTGCCTTCATCTGGTGCGGCGCGATCTGGGCGCCGCCACGGCCAACGAGGTGGCGCGCACCCTGGTCGCGGCGCCGCACCGGGAGGGCGGGCAGGCCCAGTACATCAGGCACCCGCTGGCCGGCGCGGCGGACACGACCACGCTGGCCCCGACCCGGACGTGGGCGCTCGGCCGTCTGCACGAGCCGCTGACGGTCCGTCAGCTCGCGGCCCACGCGCACATGGCGCCGCGCACCTTCGCCCGCCGCTTCGTGGCCGAGACGGGCACCACGCCGTTGCGGTGGCTCCTCACGGCCCGGCTCGACCGGGCCCGGGAACTCCTGGAGAGCACCGGCCTCGCCGTCGACCAGGTCGCCGAGCGGTGCGGTCTGGGCAGCCCGTCGAATCTGCGCCTGCACTTCCGGCGCGTGCTGGGCACCTCGCCCTCCGCCTACCGTGCGACGTTCGCGTCCCCCGAGCCCCAGGGAAGGCGCGGCCCCGTGGGACCGCCGGGCGCCACAGGGCCGAGGATGGACCGGTGAACCCGAACGCGCCCTCCCCCGCCGACGACCGCGAGCCCGCCGAGCACCGGCGTTTCGCCCACTGTCTGCGAGCGCTGGAGACCGTCTCCGAGGCGGACGAGGCCGGCCTGGTGGCGGCCGTGCTCGACGACCGGGACGCGCTGATGGCCGGCAGCGCGGTGAGCCGCCACCTGGACCGCCGGGCCGCCGCCCTGCTCGGTGGCCCCGCGTTCACCGCCTGGGCGCGGACCCTGGCCGGCGTGGTCGCCCGCAGCGACTTCCTCACCCGCAGGCTGCGCGAGTGGGTCCTGCTCCACTCGATCGTCCGGGGCGGTCCGTGGACCGCCGGTGAACTCGCCGGCGCCTCCGACTGGTTCCAGCGCACGGCCGTGGCCACGCCCGGCCTCACCGACCCCGCGGCTCTCGCGCTGCTGGCCCGTGACGGCCGCACCCGCCGGGTCCGCGCCGCCGCGAGCCGCCGGTTGCGGGAGGCGGGGAGGGCGCGCTGACCGCAGCCGGATCCCGCCCCTTTATGATCATGACC
Above is a genomic segment from Streptomyces glaucescens containing:
- a CDS encoding GlxA family transcriptional regulator: MLVLDGVLPLDLGIPAQVFTAVPGGPYELTLCGRSAGPVPSAAGFDVTVAAGLEAVLGADTVVVPGYAPHDRGLPAVVLDALAGAHRRGGRLVSVCTGAFALAAAGVLDGCAATTHWLYADDLAARHPRVRVDPKVLYVDEGRVLTSAGVAAGIDLCLHLVRRDLGAATANEVARTLVAAPHREGGQAQYIRHPLAGAADTTTLAPTRTWALGRLHEPLTVRQLAAHAHMAPRTFARRFVAETGTTPLRWLLTARLDRARELLESTGLAVDQVAERCGLGSPSNLRLHFRRVLGTSPSAYRATFASPEPQGRRGPVGPPGATGPRMDR